The nucleotide window GTCAACTAGGTTAAGGCAGGTTTCATGATCGATATTTCTGTGGTTAACAATTTGGTGTCAACCTAGATAACATTTACCTTTCAAGGCTTATGTAACTTGCTATTTCATTCAGATGTCAATATTTATTTCCCCTGATCTTTCCATGGAAATTAATGACCTCAGTAGTTGGAAACCCAAGTGTTTCTCTTCCTTTGGCTTACAGAGAGGCTCAGCATTAGAAACTTATTCATAAAATTGGCACACTTTATAAAGACACATTGGGAAGGCAGGGAATTTCTTATACCTACTTTTCACAAGTGTCCAACAAAAATTTCATTTTGGACTGGGCTGCCAGCCTGACTGGGTGAGAGGTGGCACCTaacatttttatctctttatttggTGAATCAATGACAATGACTTCTTTGGCATATGGTAGATAGTGAGATATGCAGAGCTTCTGGAAATACTGCAGACCGGAACTGTACTTCGAATTGTGCCAGTGAAGATGAGGATTTTTGCTTGATTTTTAACTAAGGCTGACCTTTTGTCCCTGCCGCTGAAGGGACTGCTCTCCAACTCCCAGTCATCACTAAGGATATGTAGAGACACTGACATCTTAGTATCAAACAAGTGAGAATATTTGTGTATTACATAGAAATTTTTTGGACTTAATCACAACATGGTTCTTAAGATTATGGATAACAGAATCAACTCAGGGTGCTTTTAAGCCTGAATTTAAACAGCATCGTTGTCTTTTTGGATTTTAGCACCTTCTCGTTCATACTTATCTCTTTTATGGGAGGAGTGGTGGCGAGGAGTGTGATGATGGGAGAACGTCTTCCAGAAACTGAACCACGAGGAAGCTGTTGTCCTGTAGGGTCATATGGGCTGCTGTCAGAGACACCTCAGCCAGGAAACCTAACCTGAAGGTCGCCATTTTATTCttaacacagagcctggcacacggtTGCTGCTCAGTAGAGATGACTCGAGCTTCGGGTGCCCAACGACGTGCACATAGGCTGTAAGGAAGAAGTTGGAGACTGAGTCGTTGAGCCCTAGGGACCAATGGTCCATAACTGAAGACACGATCTCCACAAAGCCATATTAAACGTTAACCTTGGCCGTCAGATCCCTTTAGTTCTAGCAACCCTTGGATTGCAGCGAAGCCTTCGGGACCTGAgcctccccgccctccccgcccccaaccTCGCAAACGCCGGGTCAATCCCACGAACTGGCGATGCCAAAGCCTGGCACCGGTGAAGTTATCAGTGAAGCGCGAACGGTCGACCTTCTCCCATCACGTGCCCAGACGCCGGCTGCAGGACGCTTCCGGGGGTCGCGCAGCCGACGGGCGGGAGGGCGGGCGCTGGAGCCCGCAGCAGCACCGCGAGGCCGGAGCGCGGGCCGGGCCGGGtggggcggggaaggggcgggggcggcggcggcgaggcCGGGAGCGTGCGCGCGCACCTCACACTCCGCCGCTCGGGGACGCCCACTCGCGAGTCGGGGCCGGAGGCAGGCCCGAGCCATCCGCCCCACCCCCGCACGCCGGCTCCCCTCAGGAGTGTGCCCAACGGGTGTCGGCAGTCGGCTGCTCTGCGCCCTCCCGGCCTAGGGAGCCACGGGACGAGGACCGGGCCGCAGCCCCGCACCGCGTGGACGCGCTGCCTCTCCCGCAGCCGTCGCCGCCACCACCAGAGCGAGCGGCTGCGAGCGACCGGAGGTTGCGCCGCGGGGGCCCCCACGGCGGCCAGGCAGTCCCCCACGGCGGCCAGGGAGGAAGGAGACGCAGCTGACCTCTGCCCGCCCAAGGCGCGACTGCTCTCGCGAGCCCAGGGCCGCCGCCACCCCCGGGCAGAGCGAGGAATGAGCAGGCGCCTGCCCCGGGTTTTCGGACAGGGGGGCCGCGGCTTTGCTTCTTCCCACGCCGCGGGGTCGCGGAGGCTCGGTCGCCGCGGCCGGGCACCGCGGGGCCAGAAGCGGCCTCGCTCTGGGAGCCGGCGCCTGGGTTAACTTAACCCGCTGccgagaggaggaggaggagccgaGCGGGGGCGGCCGCagcgcctcccctccccccgctcaCGCCGGGGCTTCTCAGTGGCCGCGGAGGAGGAAGTTCCGCTCCCTGACAGACCCGAGCGGTAGCGACAGCGGCCGCGGCGGCCGCGGCTGGGAGGGCGCAGGTATTTTGGACGCGGATGCCCTTCGCGCCAGCCGTCGAGGGAGCAGCGTCGGAGCCCGGGGACAGCGTCGGGAGGCGCGGGCGTCCGAGCCCTCCTTCCTGCTTTTCGCCCAGCGCGGCTGCTTCGGTTTCCCGGCGAGGCGGGTGACCCTCCTCCCGGTTGACTGACTTCCGAGAAGCCCCTTGTTTTTCCACCACTGAGGTTCAGACATTCTGCAATCGAAGCATCCGAGGAGCTCAAGTGAACCTTCTACAGCTCCTTGGATCACGTCAGGCTCCCTTTTGGGGCGGGAAACCACGTTGGAGCATCTCCCAGAGGTTCAGGAATGGAAGAACCCACCTTGCATCCTCAGTGCGGTGTTGCTTGTCTGATCTACCCTTAGGAATGGAGAGGAGACTTGTAATCACCCGGTGAGGTACTGAGAGCCAGATGGCAAAGAAAGTATCACAGGACTTAAACTAATGATCGTTTGGGGGCCACACTCATTTCTGCATGTAATTGGATGAGCGTGAAAGAGGTGCCCTGTTGAAACGCACAGCAGTCCTTTAAGAGGAGGAAAATTGAGTTTCCCCATTTTTGCCAGGATTCTGAAGACTGTTCAATGTATCGTACATTTGATGTAAGATGAgaactttataaaatattctgcCCAAGAGCGTAAACGATGACTACCCCAGCGCTGCTACCCCTCTCTGGACGAAGGATACCACCTCTGAACCTGGGGCCGCCTTCCTTCCCGCATCACAGGGCTACCTTGAGACTTTCTGAGAAGTTTATCCTCCTCCTTATTCTAAGTGCCTTCATCACCCTGTGTTTTGGGGCATTCTTCTTCCTTCCAGACTCTTCAAAACACAAACGTTTTGATCTGGGTTTGGAAGATGTGTTAATTCCTCATGTAGATGCCGGCAAAGGGGCTAAAAACCCTGGAGTCTTCCTGATCCATGGACCAGATGAACATAGACACAGGTTTGTTTATTTCAGAAGTTCTGGTATTAACATTTGGCAGAGCAAGGTATGGTTTATTGCATCAAATCTGTCATTTTTTTGGCAGTAAAATGTAACTTTCCCTGAGTCGTGAGAGTTGTATTTTTACACAACTAGTTAAATAGAATCATAAACTGGAAGGACACCTAGAGCCCCATCCAAAGTCCAGCTCCTTCCTTTTATGTAGGAGGAGTGTTTGTGCTCAGGGTTGTTGTGTCTGATGTGAACAATTGGGAATGGAGGTATGAAGACTTAACCTGAAGAAATAGTGACATATGCTGCGCCTTCATTTATTAAGAATGTGTTGCATTCAATTATTGTGCCACCCTGTGAAATAGATCCATGGAATCCTGACATCTTCTCTGGGTTTGTTCTCTCCCAAAGGGCTCTCATCTCTGGCTGGTAGTTAAAGCTTAGTAGTGAATCTTAGCTTTTTAGAAAGACAAACACAGGCACAATAGATGTGTTTTGGTACTCTGTGGAATCAGTTAAGttaaagagatcactgaatcTTAAGTCACTCACTTTGTGACTCTTGTAGACAAGGTTtggttatgttttaaaatttaatttttttttttttcctaaatgtgaAAGATGGAGTGTATCGAATAACTCTTAGAATTTGCTTGATTAAAGGGTTCACATTCTTTAAAATCAGTAAATCCGAAGTGAGCTCTTGGGAGAATATGGGCAAATTAGT belongs to Pseudorca crassidens isolate mPseCra1 chromosome 2, mPseCra1.hap1, whole genome shotgun sequence and includes:
- the LOC137209093 gene encoding uncharacterized protein codes for the protein MSEPQWWKNKGLLGSQSTGRRVTRLAGKPKQPRWAKSRKEGSDARASRRCPRAPTLLPRRLARRASASKIPAPSQPRPPRPLSLPLGRRLPERGRFWPRGARPRRPSLRDPAAWEEAKPRPPCPKTRGRRLLIPRSARGWRRPWARESSRALGGQRSAASPSSLAAVGDCLAAVGAPAAQPPVARSRSLWWWRRRLRERQRVHAVRGCGPVLVPWLPRPGGRRAADCRHPLGTLLRGAGVRGWGGWLGPASGPDSRVGVPERRSVSLCARRWAPEARVISTEQQPCARLCVKNKMATFRLGFLAEVSLTAAHMTLQDNSFLVVQFLEDVLPSSHSSPPLLP